The genomic segment AGGGTAAGTCGAGCAGTTCCCTAACTGGACGTAACCTGGTAAGTTGAACAACTATATTTAACTGGGATTTGAAAGGCTAGTCCGTGATTTGACACTAgccttttttatcatttaaaattctACTTTCAGTTATTGCTTCATTTGTGAAGAATGAACTGTTCCCCTTTCCCTAGGAGGGATAAAAAAAGTAAGCTCTCAGGTGAAATGAGATAGCTGTCAAGTGATTAATTATCTGTAGGCAAAGACGCCCTTCATTTTGTTTAAGTAAAGCCTATTCACTTTAAGATAGAGAAACTTGCCTCCTTAGTGTCACTGTTGTCTAATGCCATAAAAACATTCCCTTGGCTGTTGATTGTTGGATCGGCGCTTCCACCAATTGCGTACTTCTCCCAAccagtatatatattattcacaATGTGAAAATAACCATGCCTGCACCTGTAACAATTTGTAGATGCATTTAGATAGCAGCAATTCACTGATAACTCCAGGGAtgcagagaagaaaagggagcGCCATTAATATTTACAGTTGCTCATGCAGCTTTGTTATAGAGTAAAGTTAGTAATAACTTCAGTTACCTAGGCATTCTTTGAACCAgattttcaccaaaaaaattgaaggcaATTGTGACTTGCATATTCCTGTCATCAAGAAAATCATCACTATGACCCATAAGCATAACCTCATTATGATTGAACATGTAGTTGTTTGAGATTGTTATAGATGTTGAGCCAAATACAGCATCTATCAGTCCGTCATGGCAATTAGCTAGTGTACAATGATCAATCCACACATCCCTAGCCGCAAATATCGAAATCCCATCCCCATCTGAATTACCTCTCAAACCGTAATGCTTTGTGGAGTCTCTTACAATGGCATTTCCTCCTGGTACACAGCCATGTATGTAGATGTTATGTATGATAATGTTACTGACATTTTGAATGGTTATGCAAGGACCATCCGCAATCTGGATGTTATGCCCCCGGCCATCAATTGTTTTGTGTGAATTCATAATAAGTTCTTCCTTCAAGTTGATGACCATGTCCTGATCAAAGATGATCCACAGAGGCTCTTCTTGGATGACACCATAGCGGAGTGTGCCTGGAATTGGGTTTACAGGGTCATCATTGTCAGAATTTGTTACTACATAGAGGTTACCATCTCGACCCCCCACAGCATTGCGTCCAAACCCAATCGCACAATCAGCTAGCACCTTCCTGTTGGTTTCCCAGTCAGGGTCGCATCTCCAACAATCATCAATAGGGTTACCGGTTCTGCATGCATCGTTTCCCAGCTGCCTTCTCGTTGAGCTCCTGTTACATTATTTTGCTCAGAAATTGATCTTAAATATTCTTGTGAACATATAGCATGAAACATTCACTTACCACTTGGTTGCTTCTGATATTCTTAGCAGAGGATGTCTAGAGAATGTTATAGTGGCATGTGAGATCAGGACCAGGAAGAAGAGGGAAAATGTCGGCATCTTACGTGTAGTCGAGGGATTGATGTCTGTTTTAGGAGCTACTACACTACGATAGCGGTTCGAAGATTTAGATTTATATAGCTAGCAATCAcagcatttttttttggattgttgcTTCCAGCAAAATTAACAAATACCGCGGTGGAGATTAAATGACACCGGAAAAGTTGGTTTCCAATCATGCCGACAAGTAATAAATGAAAAGATTGTTCTAAAGAAAGTAGCAACGAGTTTTGGCTTGTAAAACCCCCTCTATTTGGAAACCTGACATTGCATTGATGTGGACGTGGTGGCACGGACACAAGTATTTAGAGACCGAATAGTTAGCTGCCGGCTTGGATGATGATCTCGGTCTCATCCACCACCGTACGCTGGTGGACGTGGTTCATTGAGCTAGATAGAGCAGTTTTCGTTTCGATAGTGGGGATTTTTAAAAAGATCAGCATGGtgaagtaatatatttttaatgttatcaCGTGTGACAGAGTAGACGTGTAGATTTGAGTAGACAGGGAAAGTTCAtctcttttttcaattctaaattCGAAATTAAGATTTGAGACAGGAGGCAAAAGATTCTATTGACCTCTTTGATCGGAACTTTGTTCGAAATCATCATCAACTTTCCATCCAAAAAAGGAACAGGCTCTGACGCCTGAAATTCACTTGATTTCTAGAAATGGATGGGGgctaaaatgaatatatatttgCTTTTAACTAGGGATGTAATTGAATTTCTTAAGAATACGGGGACTGAATTTTTGAACCTCATGTCCTTCTGTCTAGTCCATCTTCCACGTTTACAGAGGGCTCTTCCCTCAAACTTTGTTTAAGAAATTGCGTTTCTTGAGCCAAAATAAACAGATAATTATTCTAGAGAGATCTAGCCAACTTAATTGTTGGGAtggatcaaaaacaaaaacaataaagtgCAAGCACCGAGTTGAGTCAACTCGTGTCTTTAGCTTGAAGAATTTTCTTGTTATTAGcatgtatttaatcaaatgaattaaaaattatatatataaataaatgttagaaaaaaataatataaattaaaaaataaaattaaaaagtgaaGAGATAGATAAAGATTAAGATATCAAATCTAGTATCATGaagagttatttatttattttttaattatatgtcagtatatttttataaaaaaattaataatttaaatcatgtttttattattatttcatggatttttttaaaaaatatatataaatagtacaTTAGAAATTTATGGatctttttaatgtaattatgacatccactcttttttaataaataaaaaataaaagtggataGCTCGTTGTCtgcttgcttaattttttacctCAAAATGGTGGTCAATAAATTGAGTTGGGGTTTTTTGGAgctaaaaatctattttcagcctattttatatataaaaaaacacctaataaacaTTCTTATAATGTCAATAAATCAATTTCTCAATTcaaaaaactttgaaattggttcaaaaatataaaatcaaaccagAGAAAAAATCTCTCTCAATCCCGATCTATCTTATTCGTTAAAATAAAGATCTAAAACATTGAAAATTCTCTCATTGAATAAAAATCATTGACACTAAtatcaaaatgtaaa from the Populus nigra chromosome 9, ddPopNigr1.1, whole genome shotgun sequence genome contains:
- the LOC133702995 gene encoding probable pectate lyase 22, with protein sequence MPTFSLFFLVLISHATITFSRHPLLRISEATKWSSTRRQLGNDACRTGNPIDDCWRCDPDWETNRKVLADCAIGFGRNAVGGRDGNLYVVTNSDNDDPVNPIPGTLRYGVIQEEPLWIIFDQDMVINLKEELIMNSHKTIDGRGHNIQIADGPCITIQNVSNIIIHNIYIHGCVPGGNAIVRDSTKHYGLRGNSDGDGISIFAARDVWIDHCTLANCHDGLIDAVFGSTSITISNNYMFNHNEVMLMGHSDDFLDDRNMQVTIAFNFFGENLVQRMPRCRHGYFHIVNNIYTGWEKYAIGGSADPTINSQGNVFMALDNSDTKEVTWHESLTGFEEWKSWNWRSDGDMMLNGAFFTPSGQKSPASYIKASSMVARPASYLTNMSPQAGALNCQKGYQC